Proteins from a genomic interval of Scatophagus argus isolate fScaArg1 chromosome 6, fScaArg1.pri, whole genome shotgun sequence:
- the sh3rf1 gene encoding E3 ubiquitin-protein ligase SH3RF1 isoform X1 translates to MDESVLLDLLECPVCLERLDASAKVLPCQHTFCRRCLQGILGSRGELRCPECRTLVECAVDELPSNILLVRLLDGIKQRPRRAGPGAGVCTNGTSGAIARAHSSGTRDQGTPGAQPQRAQAKSTLVRGVPQLPCAKALYNYDGKEQGDLKFNKGDIIILRRQVDENWYHGEMGGVHGFFPTNFVQVIKPLPQPPPQCKALYDFELKDKEADKDCLPFSKDDILTVIRRVDENWAEGMLGDKIGIFPISYVEFNSAARQLIELDKQSDSSGDSGEGASSGPQSNGAQRAGEKKNSKKRHSFTSLTMSHKPMLAPPPQRHSMEISGPVLISSSNPTAAARIGEISGGLSCSAPSQVHICTTGLIVTPPPSSPVTTATVFTFPSEASYTSIPVDALPPPPPPPPQSSIDGAAYSLAAGQRPSPSISDQSGRQRPTVYVAMFPYTPRKEDELELRKGEMFLVLERCQDGWFKGTSMHTGKIGVFPGNYMSPVSRTAPGNAQPKVPMSLCTQAGRGITIVSPSSAPLGAIVPDFNKPLTVCSSAVPANSQSAAVVTAAQTATGQQPKVPLHVNSQMTVNQARNAVRTAACHSQDRPTAAVTPIQSATSATYLPHLAVCPQPSSSPAQGCTRAGVAMGCAAASLTPPNVSAASLDGDALRPVPVLTVGPVNTSALNPASNSMALACRLDKDIKREKKSLLKLLSNKKKSRPSPPSSPTLEAEQAATGEVLHGAVGPESSPSSNSVSCLEPEPAVASPSSSSSSSSAPESSHRKSSPLDGCAPIAPPPRQPCSSLLSQQHDARPIICERYRVVVSYPPQSEAELELKEGDIVFVHRKREDGWFKGTLQRNGRTGLFPGSFVDSI, encoded by the exons atggacGAGTCAGTATTGTTGGATTTGCTTGAGTGCCCTGTTTGTCTGGAGCGACTGGATGCCTCAGCAAAGGTTCTTCCCTGTCAGCACACCTTTTGCCGCCGATGCCTCCAAGGCATTCTAGGTTCACGTGGAGAGCTGCGCTGCCCGGAGTGCCGGACGTTGGTGGAGTGTGCCGTGGATGAACTTCCCAGCAACATTCTTCTTGTGCGCCTGTTGGATGGCATCAAGCAGAGACCTCGAAGGGCTGGTCCTGGGGCAGGAGTCTGCACAAATGGTACATCTGGAGCCATAGCcagagcacacagcagtggaaccaGGGACCAGGGCACCCCAGGAGCACAGCCCCAGCGAGCTCAGGCTAAGAGCACCCTTGTCCGG GGTGTACCACAGCTGCCTTGTGCCAAAGCGCTCTACAACTATGATGGCAAGGAACAAGGAGACCTCAAGTTCAACAAGGGTGACATTATCATCCTGCGCCGGCAAGTGGACGAGAACTGGTACCACGGGGAAATGGGTGGAGTTCATGGCTTCTTCCCCACTAACTTTGTCCAGGTCATCAAGCCGCTGCCTCAGCCACCACCTCAGTGCAAGGCTCTCTATGACTTTGAGCTCAAAGACAAGGAGGCAGACAAGGACTGTCTGCCCTTCTCTAAG GATGATATCCTGACTGTGATCCGCAGAGTGGATGAAAACTGGGCAGAGGGAATGCTGGGAGATAAAATTGGAATTTTTCCCATCTCATATGTTGAG TTCAACTCGGCAGCTCGGCAGCTTATAGAGTTGGACAAGCAGTCGGACTCCAGCGGAGACTCTGGTGAGGGGGCCTCCTCTGGGCCCCAGAGCAATGGTGCTCAGCGGGCaggggagaagaagaacagcAAGAAGCGACACTCTTTCACCTCTCTCACCATGTCCCACAAACCCATGCTAGCTCCTCCCCCACAACGCCACTCCATGGAGATCAGTGGGCCAGTCCTCATCAGCTCCAGCAACCCCACAGCAGCTGCTCGAATTGGAGAAATCAGTGGGGGGCTATCCTGCAGCGCACCTTCACAG GTACACATTTGCACAACTGGACTAATTGTGACCCCACCCCCTAGTAGTCCTGTTACTACAGCAACGGTCTTCACATTTCCCTCGGAGGCGAGCTACACTTCTATCCCTGTG gatgCTCTCCCACcgcccccacctcctcccccacaGTCCTCCATTGACGGAGCAGCATATTCATTGGCTGCTGGACAAAGACCCTCCCCCAGCATAAGTGACCAAAGTGGGAGACAAAGACCCACAGT CTATGTGGCCATGTTTCCCTATACTCCTCGTAAAGAGGATGAGCTGGAACTAAGGAAGGGAGAGATGTTTCTGGTGCTGGAACGCTGTCAGGACGGCTGGTTCAAGGGCACCTCCATGCACACTGGCAAGATTGGAGTCTTTCCGGGGAACTACATGAGCCCAGTCAGCAG GACAGCACCAGGGAACGCCCAGCCCAAAGTGCCCATGAGTCTGTGCACTCAGGCTGGCAGAGGCATCACCATCGTCAGCCCCTCATCTGCTCCGCTTGGGGCCATTGTTCCAGATTTCAACAAACCCCTCACCGTGTGCTCCAGTGCTGTACCTGCTAACTCCCAGTCTGCCGCTGTGGTAACAGCAGCTCAGACGGCCACAGGTCAACAGCCAAAAGTCCCTTTGCATGTCAACTCCCAGATGACTGTGAATCAGGCTCGCAATGCGGTCAGGACAG CTGCATGTCACAGTCAGGACCGgcccacagcagcagtgacaccCATCCAGTCTGCAACATCAGCCACCTATCTCCCACACCTCGCAGTGTGCCCGCAGCCTTCCTCCAGTCCTGCCCAAGGCTGCACCCGGGCTGGAGTCGCAATGGGCTGTGcagctgcctctctgacccCTCCCAATGTCAGCGCTGCATCCTTGGACGGTGATGCTTTGAGACCTGTACCTGTCCTCACTGTCGGCCCTGTGAACACATCTGCTCTCAATCCTGCATCAAACAGCATGGCTCTGGCTTGTAGACTGGACAAGGACATCAAG agagaaaagaagagtcTTCTGAAGCTGTTGTCCAATAAGAAGAAGTCTCGTCCTTCACCACCCTCCTCTCCTACCCTTGAGGCGGAGCAGGCTGCTACTGGAGAGGTACTGCATGGCGCAGTGGGCCCTGAATCCTCCCCTTCCTCCAACTCCGTCAGCTGCCTCGAGCCTGAACCTGCTGTCGCTTCtccctcttcatcatcatcatcctcctcgGCCCCAGAGTCCTCCCATCGGAAGAGCAGTCCCCTTGACGGGTGTGCGCCTAtcgctcctcctcctcgccagCCGTGCTCCTCTCTCTTGTCTCAACAGCATGACGCACGGCCAATCATATGTGAGAG GTACAGGGTGGTGGTATCATATCCTCCCCAGAGCGAGGCCGAGCTGGAACTTAAGGAGGGCGACATTGTGTTTGTtcacagaaagagggaggatgGCTGGTTCAAAGGCACACTGCAGAGGAACGGCCGGACCGGGCTGTTCCCCGGCAGCTTTGTAGACAGCATATAA
- the sh3rf1 gene encoding E3 ubiquitin-protein ligase SH3RF1 isoform X2 codes for MATAEHTFCRRCLQGILGSRGELRCPECRTLVECAVDELPSNILLVRLLDGIKQRPRRAGPGAGVCTNGTSGAIARAHSSGTRDQGTPGAQPQRAQAKSTLVRGVPQLPCAKALYNYDGKEQGDLKFNKGDIIILRRQVDENWYHGEMGGVHGFFPTNFVQVIKPLPQPPPQCKALYDFELKDKEADKDCLPFSKDDILTVIRRVDENWAEGMLGDKIGIFPISYVEFNSAARQLIELDKQSDSSGDSGEGASSGPQSNGAQRAGEKKNSKKRHSFTSLTMSHKPMLAPPPQRHSMEISGPVLISSSNPTAAARIGEISGGLSCSAPSQVHICTTGLIVTPPPSSPVTTATVFTFPSEASYTSIPVDALPPPPPPPPQSSIDGAAYSLAAGQRPSPSISDQSGRQRPTVYVAMFPYTPRKEDELELRKGEMFLVLERCQDGWFKGTSMHTGKIGVFPGNYMSPVSRTAPGNAQPKVPMSLCTQAGRGITIVSPSSAPLGAIVPDFNKPLTVCSSAVPANSQSAAVVTAAQTATGQQPKVPLHVNSQMTVNQARNAVRTAACHSQDRPTAAVTPIQSATSATYLPHLAVCPQPSSSPAQGCTRAGVAMGCAAASLTPPNVSAASLDGDALRPVPVLTVGPVNTSALNPASNSMALACRLDKDIKREKKSLLKLLSNKKKSRPSPPSSPTLEAEQAATGEVLHGAVGPESSPSSNSVSCLEPEPAVASPSSSSSSSSAPESSHRKSSPLDGCAPIAPPPRQPCSSLLSQQHDARPIICERYRVVVSYPPQSEAELELKEGDIVFVHRKREDGWFKGTLQRNGRTGLFPGSFVDSI; via the exons ATGGCCACAGCCGAG CACACCTTTTGCCGCCGATGCCTCCAAGGCATTCTAGGTTCACGTGGAGAGCTGCGCTGCCCGGAGTGCCGGACGTTGGTGGAGTGTGCCGTGGATGAACTTCCCAGCAACATTCTTCTTGTGCGCCTGTTGGATGGCATCAAGCAGAGACCTCGAAGGGCTGGTCCTGGGGCAGGAGTCTGCACAAATGGTACATCTGGAGCCATAGCcagagcacacagcagtggaaccaGGGACCAGGGCACCCCAGGAGCACAGCCCCAGCGAGCTCAGGCTAAGAGCACCCTTGTCCGG GGTGTACCACAGCTGCCTTGTGCCAAAGCGCTCTACAACTATGATGGCAAGGAACAAGGAGACCTCAAGTTCAACAAGGGTGACATTATCATCCTGCGCCGGCAAGTGGACGAGAACTGGTACCACGGGGAAATGGGTGGAGTTCATGGCTTCTTCCCCACTAACTTTGTCCAGGTCATCAAGCCGCTGCCTCAGCCACCACCTCAGTGCAAGGCTCTCTATGACTTTGAGCTCAAAGACAAGGAGGCAGACAAGGACTGTCTGCCCTTCTCTAAG GATGATATCCTGACTGTGATCCGCAGAGTGGATGAAAACTGGGCAGAGGGAATGCTGGGAGATAAAATTGGAATTTTTCCCATCTCATATGTTGAG TTCAACTCGGCAGCTCGGCAGCTTATAGAGTTGGACAAGCAGTCGGACTCCAGCGGAGACTCTGGTGAGGGGGCCTCCTCTGGGCCCCAGAGCAATGGTGCTCAGCGGGCaggggagaagaagaacagcAAGAAGCGACACTCTTTCACCTCTCTCACCATGTCCCACAAACCCATGCTAGCTCCTCCCCCACAACGCCACTCCATGGAGATCAGTGGGCCAGTCCTCATCAGCTCCAGCAACCCCACAGCAGCTGCTCGAATTGGAGAAATCAGTGGGGGGCTATCCTGCAGCGCACCTTCACAG GTACACATTTGCACAACTGGACTAATTGTGACCCCACCCCCTAGTAGTCCTGTTACTACAGCAACGGTCTTCACATTTCCCTCGGAGGCGAGCTACACTTCTATCCCTGTG gatgCTCTCCCACcgcccccacctcctcccccacaGTCCTCCATTGACGGAGCAGCATATTCATTGGCTGCTGGACAAAGACCCTCCCCCAGCATAAGTGACCAAAGTGGGAGACAAAGACCCACAGT CTATGTGGCCATGTTTCCCTATACTCCTCGTAAAGAGGATGAGCTGGAACTAAGGAAGGGAGAGATGTTTCTGGTGCTGGAACGCTGTCAGGACGGCTGGTTCAAGGGCACCTCCATGCACACTGGCAAGATTGGAGTCTTTCCGGGGAACTACATGAGCCCAGTCAGCAG GACAGCACCAGGGAACGCCCAGCCCAAAGTGCCCATGAGTCTGTGCACTCAGGCTGGCAGAGGCATCACCATCGTCAGCCCCTCATCTGCTCCGCTTGGGGCCATTGTTCCAGATTTCAACAAACCCCTCACCGTGTGCTCCAGTGCTGTACCTGCTAACTCCCAGTCTGCCGCTGTGGTAACAGCAGCTCAGACGGCCACAGGTCAACAGCCAAAAGTCCCTTTGCATGTCAACTCCCAGATGACTGTGAATCAGGCTCGCAATGCGGTCAGGACAG CTGCATGTCACAGTCAGGACCGgcccacagcagcagtgacaccCATCCAGTCTGCAACATCAGCCACCTATCTCCCACACCTCGCAGTGTGCCCGCAGCCTTCCTCCAGTCCTGCCCAAGGCTGCACCCGGGCTGGAGTCGCAATGGGCTGTGcagctgcctctctgacccCTCCCAATGTCAGCGCTGCATCCTTGGACGGTGATGCTTTGAGACCTGTACCTGTCCTCACTGTCGGCCCTGTGAACACATCTGCTCTCAATCCTGCATCAAACAGCATGGCTCTGGCTTGTAGACTGGACAAGGACATCAAG agagaaaagaagagtcTTCTGAAGCTGTTGTCCAATAAGAAGAAGTCTCGTCCTTCACCACCCTCCTCTCCTACCCTTGAGGCGGAGCAGGCTGCTACTGGAGAGGTACTGCATGGCGCAGTGGGCCCTGAATCCTCCCCTTCCTCCAACTCCGTCAGCTGCCTCGAGCCTGAACCTGCTGTCGCTTCtccctcttcatcatcatcatcctcctcgGCCCCAGAGTCCTCCCATCGGAAGAGCAGTCCCCTTGACGGGTGTGCGCCTAtcgctcctcctcctcgccagCCGTGCTCCTCTCTCTTGTCTCAACAGCATGACGCACGGCCAATCATATGTGAGAG GTACAGGGTGGTGGTATCATATCCTCCCCAGAGCGAGGCCGAGCTGGAACTTAAGGAGGGCGACATTGTGTTTGTtcacagaaagagggaggatgGCTGGTTCAAAGGCACACTGCAGAGGAACGGCCGGACCGGGCTGTTCCCCGGCAGCTTTGTAGACAGCATATAA